One genomic segment of Thalassospiraceae bacterium LMO-SO8 includes these proteins:
- a CDS encoding ABC-F family ATP-binding cassette domain-containing protein yields the protein MTFRLGGRVLFEKATLHLPQGRKMGLVGRNGTGKTTLFRMILGDAHPDEGSVRVRPSARIGTVTQEAPSGATSLLDTVLAADTERSALLAEAETVKDPMRIADIHNRLADIDAQTAPARAARILSGLGFDEAAQARACSEFSGGWRMRVALAATLFSRPDFLLLDEPTNHLDLEAAMWLETYLASWPGTLLVISHDRTMLNKVVDEIAHLSELKLTRYAGNYDRFERTRRERMTQQVKLQAKQLSEQRRIQSFVDRFRAKATKAKQAQSRMKMLARMEPIASVVEDKTTTFNFPDPAPLSPPLIAMDEVSVGYGAEPILKNLDLRIDMDDRIGLIGANGNGKSTLIKMLADRLKPQAGKIVKSSKLKIGYFAQHQQEELNLNESPFQHMARIMPMATETKVRSHLGRFGFSGDLANSKVEVLSGGEKARLLFALMSTEAPHILFLDEPTNHLDVDAREALVQALNEYDGAIVLVTHDSHLIDLVCDRLWLVADGACKPFEGDLDAYAGLLMEQRRLARRETRAAKDGDSVAPVDKKELRRERARQREETAALRKSVVDAERRMEKLAQEISALEARMADPEIYNGPTAKLMDLQLAHKKAKDKLAETEQQWLSAQETIDGALDEAS from the coding sequence ATGACTTTTCGCCTGGGCGGCCGCGTGCTGTTCGAAAAGGCCACATTGCACCTGCCCCAGGGCCGGAAGATGGGCCTTGTCGGACGCAACGGCACGGGCAAGACGACCCTGTTCCGGATGATCCTGGGCGACGCCCATCCGGATGAAGGCTCCGTGCGCGTGCGGCCCAGTGCGCGGATCGGCACGGTGACGCAGGAGGCCCCTTCGGGCGCCACCAGCCTGCTCGATACCGTGCTGGCCGCCGACACGGAACGCAGCGCCCTTCTGGCCGAGGCCGAAACGGTAAAAGACCCGATGCGCATCGCCGATATCCACAACCGTCTCGCCGATATCGACGCCCAGACCGCCCCTGCCCGCGCCGCCCGCATCCTGTCCGGGCTCGGCTTCGACGAAGCGGCCCAGGCCCGCGCCTGTAGCGAATTTTCCGGCGGCTGGCGCATGCGTGTGGCGCTGGCGGCGACGTTGTTCTCGCGCCCCGATTTCCTGCTGCTGGACGAACCGACCAACCACCTGGACCTGGAAGCGGCGATGTGGCTGGAAACCTATCTGGCGTCCTGGCCCGGCACGCTGCTGGTCATCAGCCACGACCGCACGATGCTCAACAAGGTCGTCGACGAGATCGCCCATCTGTCCGAATTGAAGTTGACCCGCTATGCCGGCAATTATGACCGGTTCGAACGCACGCGCCGCGAACGCATGACCCAGCAGGTCAAACTGCAGGCCAAGCAGTTGTCCGAACAGCGCCGCATCCAATCCTTCGTTGACCGCTTTCGGGCCAAGGCGACCAAGGCCAAGCAGGCGCAAAGCCGCATGAAGATGCTGGCCCGCATGGAGCCCATCGCCTCGGTCGTCGAGGACAAGACCACGACCTTCAACTTCCCTGATCCCGCCCCCCTGTCACCGCCCCTGATCGCCATGGACGAGGTCAGCGTCGGCTATGGCGCCGAGCCGATCCTGAAGAACCTGGATCTGCGCATCGACATGGACGACCGCATCGGCTTGATCGGCGCCAACGGCAACGGCAAATCGACCCTGATCAAGATGCTGGCCGACCGCCTGAAGCCGCAGGCCGGCAAGATCGTCAAGTCGTCCAAGCTGAAGATCGGCTATTTCGCCCAGCACCAGCAGGAAGAATTGAACCTGAATGAATCCCCGTTCCAGCACATGGCGCGGATCATGCCCATGGCGACGGAAACCAAGGTGCGTTCCCACCTGGGCCGGTTCGGGTTTTCCGGCGACCTCGCCAACAGCAAGGTCGAGGTCCTGTCCGGCGGCGAAAAGGCGCGGCTTCTGTTCGCGCTGATGAGCACCGAGGCGCCGCATATCCTGTTCCTCGACGAACCGACCAACCACCTGGACGTGGATGCCCGCGAGGCCCTGGTCCAGGCGTTGAACGAATACGACGGCGCCATCGTCCTGGTGACCCACGATTCGCATCTGATCGACCTTGTCTGCGACCGCCTGTGGCTGGTCGCCGACGGCGCCTGCAAGCCCTTTGAGGGCGACCTGGACGCCTATGCCGGCCTGCTGATGGAACAGCGCCGCCTGGCCCGCCGTGAAACCCGCGCCGCCAAGGACGGTGACAGTGTCGCCCCGGTCGACAAGAAGGAACTGCGCCGCGAACGCGCCCGCCAGCGCGAGGAGACGGCGGCGCTGCGCAAATCGGTCGTCGATGCCGAGCGCAGGATGGAAAAGCTGGCCCAGGAAATATCGGCCCTGGAGGCCAGGATGGCCGACCCGGAAATCTATAACGGGCCGACGGCCAAGCTGATGGACCTGCAACTTGCCCATAAGAAGGCCAAGGACAAGTTGGCCGAAACGGAACAGCAATGGCTGAGCGCCCAGGAAACCATCGACGGAGCCCTGGACGAGGCGTCATGA
- the purM gene encoding phosphoribosylformylglycinamidine cyclo-ligase: MSYRDAGVDIDAGNALVTAIGPMAKSTNRPGVMGGLGGFGGFFDPRAAGYQDPVLVAATDGVGTKLKIAIDADSHAGVGVDLVAMCVNDLVVQGAEPLFFLDYFATGKLAPEAAAVIVSGVADGCRQAGCALIGGETAEMPGMYAAGDYDLAGFAVGAVERGQELTGKDVAEGDVVLALASSGVHSNGFSLVRKVAERAGVDFAAPAPFQDGVTLAEALLTPTRIYVKSCLEAIRSGPSHGGVKAFAHITGGGLLENIPRVLPDGLGVDLDAAAWPLPPVFSWLRTAGGITPHEMLRTFNCGVGMVVIVDAGQAQRLEDLFRTAGEDVFTIGRVVKVSGPEDVRVGNLDEAWGAA; encoded by the coding sequence CTGAGCTACCGCGACGCGGGCGTCGATATCGACGCCGGCAATGCGCTGGTCACCGCCATCGGCCCGATGGCCAAATCCACGAACCGCCCGGGCGTCATGGGCGGGCTCGGCGGATTCGGCGGCTTCTTCGACCCGCGCGCCGCCGGCTATCAGGACCCGGTGCTTGTCGCCGCCACGGACGGCGTCGGCACCAAGCTGAAGATCGCCATCGACGCGGACAGCCACGCCGGCGTCGGCGTCGACCTTGTCGCCATGTGCGTCAACGATCTCGTCGTGCAGGGGGCGGAGCCCTTGTTTTTCCTGGATTATTTCGCGACCGGCAAACTCGCGCCCGAGGCCGCGGCGGTGATCGTGTCCGGCGTCGCCGACGGTTGCCGGCAAGCCGGCTGCGCCCTGATCGGCGGCGAGACGGCGGAAATGCCCGGCATGTACGCGGCCGGTGACTACGACCTGGCGGGCTTCGCCGTGGGGGCCGTCGAACGCGGCCAGGAATTGACCGGCAAGGACGTCGCCGAAGGCGATGTGGTGCTGGCCCTGGCGTCGTCGGGCGTGCATTCCAACGGCTTTTCCCTGGTCCGCAAGGTGGCCGAACGGGCAGGCGTCGATTTCGCCGCCCCGGCCCCGTTCCAGGACGGCGTCACCCTGGCCGAGGCCCTGCTGACGCCCACCCGAATCTACGTGAAGTCGTGCCTGGAGGCGATCCGTTCCGGCCCGTCCCATGGCGGCGTGAAGGCATTCGCACACATCACCGGCGGCGGATTGCTGGAAAACATCCCGCGCGTCCTGCCGGACGGCCTGGGCGTCGACCTGGACGCCGCCGCCTGGCCCCTGCCGCCCGTGTTTTCCTGGCTGCGGACGGCGGGCGGCATCACGCCCCACGAAATGCTGCGCACCTTCAACTGCGGCGTCGGCATGGTGGTGATCGTCGATGCCGGTCAGGCGCAACGCCTGGAAGACCTGTTCCGGACCGCGGGCGAGGACGTGTTCACCATCGGCCGGGTCGTCAAGGTCAGCGGGCCCGAGGATGTCCGCGTCGGCAATCTGGACGAGGCCTGGGGCGCGGCATGA
- a CDS encoding LysR substrate-binding domain-containing protein: MSTRLPTLRQLQYLIAVAEDGHFGRAAERCFVTQSTLSAGIQELESILGVTVIERTKRRVAVTPLGLELVARARRVLAEVDDMTVTAKASTRPLTGLLRLGAIPTIGPYVLPKVLPPLRASYPELRLFLREDRTARLVDQLVGGELDAALIALPYDTVDLEHMVLADDPFWLAVPRDHPLARGEGAVAPDVLDSDDLLLLEDGHCLRDHVLSACRRQSAPGRAGAFQATSLYTLVELVAGGFGTTLLPGVALQSDHIKAADVVLRPLSGGAGRQVALVWRRNSARRSEYKMLGQFLKNQLSPGKAD, from the coding sequence ATGAGCACCCGGCTTCCGACCCTGCGCCAACTGCAATATCTCATCGCCGTCGCCGAGGACGGACATTTCGGCCGTGCCGCCGAGCGTTGCTTCGTCACGCAGTCGACCCTCAGTGCCGGCATCCAGGAACTGGAATCGATTCTGGGCGTCACCGTCATCGAGCGCACCAAGCGCCGGGTTGCGGTCACGCCGCTGGGGCTTGAACTGGTCGCCCGCGCGCGTCGCGTCCTGGCCGAGGTCGACGACATGACCGTGACCGCCAAGGCGAGCACACGGCCGCTGACCGGCCTGTTGCGCCTGGGGGCGATTCCCACCATCGGGCCCTACGTTCTGCCCAAGGTGCTGCCGCCGCTGCGCGCATCCTATCCCGAACTGCGCCTGTTCCTGCGTGAGGACCGCACCGCCCGCCTGGTCGATCAACTGGTCGGCGGCGAGTTGGACGCGGCGCTGATCGCGCTGCCTTATGACACGGTGGATCTGGAACACATGGTCTTGGCCGATGATCCGTTCTGGCTGGCCGTGCCGCGGGACCATCCCCTGGCGAGGGGCGAGGGCGCGGTGGCGCCGGACGTTTTGGATTCCGATGATCTGCTGTTGCTGGAGGATGGCCATTGCCTGCGCGACCATGTGCTGTCCGCGTGCCGCCGTCAGTCGGCACCGGGCCGCGCCGGCGCGTTCCAGGCAACCAGCCTCTATACCTTGGTCGAACTGGTGGCGGGCGGATTCGGCACCACTCTGCTACCCGGTGTGGCGCTGCAATCGGATCATATAAAGGCCGCCGATGTCGTGCTCCGGCCGCTGTCCGGCGGGGCGGGGCGGCAGGTCGCCCTGGTGTGGCGGCGAAATTCGGCCCGCCGGTCCGAATACAAGATGCTGGGACAGTTCCTTAAGAATCAACTGTCTCCGGGCAAAGCCGACTAG
- a CDS encoding IclR family transcriptional regulator, whose amino-acid sequence MANNGDEKGSRSIRALEIVEAMVGEGRPLSAAKIADLTGLPKATVHRLCALLTETGFVTPSPSGDGLSIGPRLRDLAMATVAVDTDYSQRHRILTDLSQEIGETCNFNIPMGGEMYYIDRVETKWPLRTQLPIGSRVPLHCTASGKLYLASLPAGRRRQMIQALDLIPHTPGTIIEPDALLANLDVIRREKVGTDNQEFIEGMVAVAVPVTDAKGRLAGTLACHGPTVRMSMERAQSFVPTLRRAAAMLSQVGGEPASE is encoded by the coding sequence ATGGCGAACAACGGAGACGAAAAGGGTTCGCGGTCGATCCGTGCGCTGGAGATTGTCGAGGCCATGGTCGGCGAGGGCCGGCCCCTGAGCGCCGCCAAGATCGCAGACCTGACAGGACTGCCCAAGGCGACCGTGCATCGGCTGTGCGCGTTGCTGACGGAAACCGGCTTCGTGACGCCGTCGCCGTCCGGCGACGGGCTGAGCATCGGGCCCAGGCTGCGTGACCTTGCCATGGCGACGGTCGCCGTCGATACGGATTACAGCCAGCGCCACCGCATCCTGACCGACCTGTCGCAGGAAATCGGCGAGACCTGCAACTTCAACATCCCGATGGGTGGGGAGATGTATTACATCGACCGGGTGGAGACCAAATGGCCGCTGCGCACGCAGCTGCCCATCGGCTCGCGAGTGCCGCTCCATTGCACGGCCAGCGGCAAGCTCTACCTGGCCTCGCTGCCCGCCGGGCGGCGGCGGCAGATGATCCAGGCTCTCGATCTGATCCCCCATACGCCGGGCACGATCATCGAGCCCGATGCGCTTCTTGCCAATCTTGACGTCATCCGCCGGGAAAAGGTCGGCACCGACAATCAGGAATTCATCGAAGGCATGGTCGCCGTCGCCGTGCCTGTCACCGACGCCAAGGGCCGCCTGGCAGGCACGCTTGCCTGTCATGGGCCGACCGTGCGGATGTCCATGGAACGGGCGCAGTCCTTTGTGCCGACGCTGCGCCGTGCCGCGGCCATGCTGTCCCAGGTGGGCGGCGAACCGGCTTCTGAATAG
- a CDS encoding MFS transporter: protein MGAPRLAPLRLALFYGGIFLALGIMGPFWPLWLKDRGLDAEQIGLVFALGTLARLAVTPHFARAADRAGERKRILVLLSFLGAVTFLAFRWAEGFWPIILVTVVFYASRGPVLPLTESLTMLTRQRVPFDYGRVRLWGSITFIIGAWGMGLILTDAPADWIHWAIFASVAVTFFCALALPDTRAPIAAKDGRPFREIMAVPGLMAAMTAATCIQASHAVYYNFGSIHWLASGHGADVIGALWAEGVIAEILLFTFAAATVRRIGAVRMIAIGAAAATLRWAGTAGTTDLEWLILLQALHGLSYGATHLGIIHLITERVDPSLSASAQSLFAITLGVGMSAASYGAGLLFSSLGGGAFWTMSVLALAGAGFAGFSIMVRRKAASSG, encoded by the coding sequence ATGGGCGCGCCGCGTCTGGCCCCCTTGCGTCTGGCCTTGTTTTACGGCGGCATCTTTCTGGCGCTGGGCATCATGGGGCCGTTCTGGCCGCTCTGGCTCAAGGACCGGGGCCTCGACGCGGAACAGATCGGCCTGGTGTTCGCCCTGGGCACCCTGGCCCGGCTGGCCGTCACCCCCCACTTCGCCCGCGCCGCCGACCGCGCCGGCGAACGCAAGCGCATCCTGGTCCTGCTCAGCTTCCTGGGGGCCGTGACCTTCCTTGCCTTCCGTTGGGCCGAGGGCTTCTGGCCCATCATCCTGGTGACCGTGGTGTTCTATGCCAGCAGAGGTCCTGTGCTGCCATTGACGGAAAGTCTGACCATGCTGACCCGGCAACGGGTCCCCTTCGACTACGGCCGGGTGCGTTTGTGGGGCTCGATCACCTTCATCATCGGCGCCTGGGGCATGGGCCTGATTCTGACCGACGCGCCGGCGGACTGGATTCATTGGGCCATCTTCGCATCGGTCGCCGTGACCTTCTTCTGCGCCCTTGCCCTGCCCGACACGCGCGCACCGATCGCCGCAAAAGACGGCCGGCCGTTCCGCGAGATCATGGCCGTGCCCGGTCTCATGGCGGCGATGACGGCGGCGACCTGCATCCAGGCGTCCCATGCGGTCTACTACAACTTCGGCTCCATCCACTGGCTGGCGTCGGGCCACGGGGCGGATGTCATCGGCGCGCTCTGGGCCGAGGGCGTGATCGCCGAAATCCTGCTGTTCACCTTTGCCGCCGCCACCGTGCGGCGCATCGGCGCGGTCCGCATGATCGCCATCGGCGCCGCCGCAGCGACGCTGCGCTGGGCCGGAACGGCGGGGACCACGGACCTGGAATGGCTGATCCTGCTACAGGCCCTGCACGGTCTCAGCTACGGTGCCACGCATCTTGGCATCATCCACCTGATCACCGAGCGGGTGGACCCCTCCCTGTCGGCCTCCGCGCAAAGCCTGTTCGCCATCACCCTTGGCGTCGGCATGAGCGCCGCGTCCTATGGCGCCGGGCTGCTGTTCTCATCTCTGGGCGGCGGCGCCTTCTGGACCATGTCGGTGCTTGCCCTGGCGGGCGCCGGGTTCGCCGGATTCTCTATAATGGTGCGCCGCAAAGCCGCCTCCAGCGGGTAG
- the purN gene encoding phosphoribosylglycinamide formyltransferase yields MSRLKLAVMISGRGSNLQALIDATADPTFPAEIILVLSNRPGAMGLERAAKAGIPTRVIDHKGFADRAAFDAEMTAAMEAAGTELVCLAGFMRLLSDEFVDHWRDRMINIHPSLLPAFKGLDVQERVLAQGARFAGCTVHYVRKEMDTGPIIVQAVVPVHPDDTPDSLAARVLEREHDIYPLAVRLIAEGRVTIDENDRAVITGAVAQESALLNPKG; encoded by the coding sequence ATGAGCCGCCTGAAGCTCGCCGTCATGATTTCCGGGCGGGGATCGAACCTGCAAGCCCTGATCGACGCGACCGCCGACCCCACCTTCCCCGCCGAGATCATCCTGGTGCTGTCCAACCGGCCCGGCGCCATGGGCCTGGAGCGCGCCGCCAAGGCCGGCATCCCGACCCGCGTCATCGACCACAAGGGCTTCGCCGACCGCGCGGCCTTCGATGCCGAGATGACGGCAGCCATGGAAGCGGCGGGAACGGAGCTTGTCTGCTTGGCCGGGTTCATGCGCCTGCTGTCCGACGAATTCGTCGACCATTGGCGCGATAGGATGATCAATATCCATCCGTCGCTGCTGCCGGCCTTCAAGGGCCTGGACGTACAGGAACGGGTGCTGGCGCAGGGCGCCCGGTTCGCCGGCTGCACCGTCCATTACGTGCGCAAGGAAATGGACACCGGCCCGATCATCGTGCAGGCCGTGGTGCCCGTGCATCCCGACGATACGCCGGACAGCCTGGCCGCCCGGGTGCTGGAGCGCGAACACGACATCTATCCGCTGGCCGTGCGTCTGATCGCCGAGGGCCGGGTCACCATAGACGAAAACGACCGCGCCGTGATTACCGGCGCGGTCGCTCAAGAAAGCGCGTTGCTGAACCCGAAGGGTTAG
- the ndk gene encoding nucleoside-diphosphate kinase, whose amino-acid sequence MALERTLSIIKPDATRRNLTGKINARFEEAGLRIVAQRRVRLTKEQAEGFYDVHRERAFFNDLVAFMTSGPVVVQVLEGDNAVARNREIMGATNPANADAGTIRKDFAESIEANSVHGSDSAENAAKEIRYFFAELEIVG is encoded by the coding sequence ATGGCTCTTGAGCGTACGCTCTCCATCATTAAACCCGATGCCACCCGCCGCAACCTGACCGGCAAGATCAACGCCCGGTTCGAGGAAGCGGGTCTGCGCATCGTCGCCCAGCGCCGCGTGCGCCTGACCAAGGAACAGGCGGAAGGCTTCTACGACGTGCACCGCGAACGGGCGTTCTTCAACGACCTGGTCGCCTTCATGACCTCGGGCCCCGTCGTGGTCCAGGTTCTCGAAGGAGACAATGCGGTCGCCCGCAACCGCGAGATCATGGGTGCGACCAACCCGGCCAACGCTGACGCGGGCACCATCCGCAAGGACTTCGCCGAAAGCATCGAGGCGAACTCGGTCCACGGTTCCGACTCGGCGGAAAACGCGGCCAAGGAAATCCGCTACTTCTTCGCGGAACTGGAAATCGTCGGCTAA
- a CDS encoding helical backbone metal receptor produces the protein MTAPVPSPPASAAPRLTDWTGRRHAPAPDARILSLVPSLTETLFALGLGGNVVGRTAFCIHPAGTVKAVKSVGGTKQVNWRKVAAARPTHVVLNVDENPKEMADEMAADGIVPVVTHPLSPADNGPLIRLLGGVFGRDAAAEALARRFEDALAAATAARPKAETRVLYLIWKAPWMTVGPDTYIARTLGLIGWRTWAPAVAARYPELDMTDAVLDNVDRVLFSSEPFPFTEDHLAAFRTDHPGHADKAELVDGEMLSWYGVRAAEGLSYLKDLAGGASASRR, from the coding sequence ATGACCGCGCCCGTGCCGTCCCCCCCGGCATCCGCCGCCCCGCGGCTGACCGACTGGACTGGACGACGCCATGCCCCTGCCCCCGACGCCCGCATCCTGTCCCTCGTGCCGTCCCTGACGGAAACCCTGTTCGCGCTGGGCCTGGGCGGTAACGTCGTCGGGCGCACGGCCTTCTGCATCCATCCGGCCGGCACGGTCAAGGCGGTCAAAAGCGTCGGCGGCACCAAGCAGGTGAACTGGCGCAAGGTCGCGGCGGCGCGGCCGACCCACGTGGTCCTCAACGTCGACGAAAACCCGAAAGAAATGGCCGACGAAATGGCCGCCGACGGCATCGTGCCGGTGGTCACCCATCCCCTGTCCCCCGCCGACAACGGCCCGCTGATCCGCCTGCTGGGCGGCGTGTTCGGACGTGACGCGGCGGCGGAAGCCCTGGCACGGCGCTTCGAGGATGCCCTTGCGGCAGCCACCGCCGCGCGGCCCAAGGCGGAAACCCGCGTCCTCTACCTGATCTGGAAGGCGCCCTGGATGACCGTGGGGCCGGACACCTATATCGCGCGGACCCTCGGCCTGATCGGCTGGCGCACCTGGGCGCCTGCGGTGGCGGCCCGCTATCCCGAACTCGACATGACCGATGCCGTCCTCGACAACGTCGACCGGGTCCTGTTCTCGTCCGAACCCTTCCCCTTCACGGAAGACCACCTGGCCGCGTTCCGTACGGACCATCCCGGCCACGCCGACAAGGCGGAACTGGTCGATGGCGAGATGCTGTCCTGGTACGGCGTCCGGGCGGCGGAGGGCCTTTCCTATCTCAAGGATCTGGCCGGCGGCGCGTCGGCGTCCCGCCGGTGA
- a CDS encoding DUF2066 domain-containing protein, with protein sequence MGTLATLVPALCLLLVLAAPQSARAQIANPYEVKGVAVDVTAETASAARAQALREGQQRAMTILLERMTLKSDYPRLPALSPEEITEYMQDFSVAEEKTSAVRYLAKLNYRFRPGEVRELLRAFNIPFAETPSKPVLVLPVLRRAGALLLWDDPNPWRSAWQQRSSQLSLVPTVLPLGDLADVAAIGVDQVVSGDQQRLQAMAKRYDAGSVAVAFASIRHDPARSLWVLDVTLTRYNLTIDPQTTVVTYVSEFGETADSLLTRAAKLVTSLIEDNWKRDNLLSSSHQEAIAVRIPITDLRDWLDMKTRVHSVAVVRETELVQLSRAEAQVILHYIGDIGQLIIALEQADLALRGEGDQWTLEKLSTRKKAG encoded by the coding sequence ATGGGTACTTTGGCGACCCTGGTTCCTGCGCTGTGCCTGCTGCTGGTCCTGGCGGCGCCGCAATCGGCGCGAGCCCAGATCGCCAATCCCTACGAGGTCAAGGGTGTGGCCGTCGACGTGACGGCCGAGACCGCCTCCGCCGCTCGGGCGCAGGCGCTGCGCGAAGGGCAGCAGCGCGCCATGACGATCCTGTTGGAACGCATGACCCTGAAGTCCGATTACCCGCGTCTGCCCGCCCTGTCGCCCGAGGAAATCACCGAATACATGCAGGACTTTTCCGTGGCCGAGGAAAAGACCTCCGCCGTGCGCTATCTGGCCAAGCTGAATTACCGCTTCCGGCCGGGCGAGGTGCGCGAACTGCTGCGTGCGTTCAACATCCCGTTCGCGGAAACGCCGTCCAAGCCGGTGCTGGTCCTGCCGGTGCTGCGCCGCGCCGGGGCGCTGCTGTTGTGGGACGACCCCAATCCCTGGCGCTCGGCCTGGCAGCAACGGTCCAGCCAACTCAGCCTGGTGCCGACGGTCCTGCCGCTCGGCGATCTTGCCGACGTCGCGGCCATCGGCGTCGATCAGGTTGTGTCCGGCGACCAGCAGCGCCTGCAAGCCATGGCCAAGCGCTACGATGCGGGCAGCGTCGCCGTCGCCTTCGCGTCGATCCGCCACGATCCGGCGCGCTCGCTCTGGGTGCTCGACGTGACGTTGACTCGTTACAACCTGACCATCGACCCGCAGACCACGGTGGTGACCTACGTGTCCGAGTTCGGCGAGACGGCGGATTCCCTGCTGACCCGCGCGGCCAAATTGGTCACCTCGTTGATCGAAGATAACTGGAAGCGCGACAACCTGCTGTCGTCGTCTCATCAGGAAGCCATCGCCGTGCGCATTCCCATCACGGATTTGCGCGATTGGCTGGACATGAAAACCCGCGTCCATTCCGTCGCCGTCGTGCGTGAAACCGAATTGGTTCAACTGTCGCGGGCCGAGGCGCAGGTCATCCTGCATTACATCGGCGACATCGGACAGCTGATCATCGCCCTGGAACAGGCGGACCTTGCCCTGCGCGGCGAGGGCGACCAATGGACCCTTGAGAAACTCAGCACCAGGAAGAAGGCCGGATGA